A part of Thiomicrorhabdus sediminis genomic DNA contains:
- a CDS encoding protein-L-isoaspartate O-methyltransferase family protein — MNLDQARFYMVEQQIRPWDVLDPKVLDLFMDIPRHEFVQPGQESLAYMDIELPIGENQTMMAPKIEAKILQAIDIAEDESVLEIGTGSGYLTALMAAQAKSVDTVEINPTLSEQAQARLKNFTNIDFQIGDASQAWNSDKSYDVIVLTGSVSDVPESYKMQLNLGGRLALITGHAPAMTAQVITRVSDQEWETETLFETELTPLIDSSKQESFSF; from the coding sequence ATGAATTTAGATCAAGCGCGCTTTTACATGGTAGAACAGCAAATTCGCCCTTGGGACGTCTTAGACCCTAAAGTGCTAGATCTATTTATGGATATTCCTCGCCACGAGTTCGTCCAGCCGGGTCAAGAATCTTTGGCCTATATGGACATTGAACTGCCAATCGGTGAAAACCAGACCATGATGGCACCGAAAATCGAAGCCAAGATTCTCCAGGCTATCGACATCGCCGAAGATGAAAGCGTCCTGGAAATCGGTACCGGTTCAGGTTATCTGACCGCATTAATGGCGGCTCAGGCGAAATCGGTAGACACCGTGGAAATCAACCCGACCCTATCCGAACAAGCGCAAGCACGTTTGAAGAACTTCACGAATATCGATTTCCAAATCGGTGATGCCAGCCAAGCCTGGAACTCGGATAAAAGCTATGACGTCATTGTTTTGACCGGCTCGGTAAGCGATGTGCCGGAAAGCTATAAAATGCAGTTGAACTTAGGTGGTCGCCTAGCCTTGATCACCGGTCACGCACCGGCAATGACCGCGCAAGTCATCACTCGTGTCAGCGATCAGGAATGGGAAACAGAAACCCTTTTTGAAACCGAATTGACACCTCTGATCGACAGCTCAAAACAGGAAAGCTTCAGCTTCTAA
- a CDS encoding substrate-binding periplasmic protein, which produces MHRQAEPNTNCLTFSLLLASFLSLMPTYVFSDTLRIATDEWCPYDCIPSQNQGKVGYIGDLLTETMKARGHEVEFVEVSYSRGLQLVREGKLDGTMACFREEAPDFVFPDLALGKSNSTFFSHKNSNWRYTGKDSLEQAKMIGIIKGYDYVDPTVMDYINQNPKNVLAITGEKPLERLLEMLTNGRLTAIIEDKSVLEYKAKQIGKSEQVKVSGTTNVVIDVYSSFSPKNPKSAEYAKILSEETQKMRKDGRLKKLLDRYGIQDWQPHKQ; this is translated from the coding sequence ATGCATAGACAAGCCGAACCCAATACAAACTGTCTGACCTTTAGCCTTCTCTTGGCAAGTTTTCTGTCTCTGATGCCTACTTATGTTTTTTCCGATACGCTGCGGATCGCTACCGATGAATGGTGCCCTTACGATTGCATTCCAAGTCAAAATCAAGGCAAGGTCGGATACATTGGTGACTTATTGACAGAAACCATGAAAGCAAGAGGACACGAGGTCGAGTTCGTTGAAGTTTCTTATTCTCGCGGATTGCAACTGGTAAGGGAAGGTAAACTTGACGGCACCATGGCCTGCTTTCGTGAAGAAGCCCCGGATTTCGTATTTCCTGACCTTGCCTTAGGAAAAAGCAACAGTACGTTTTTCAGCCATAAAAATTCAAACTGGCGCTACACAGGTAAGGATTCGCTTGAACAGGCTAAAATGATTGGCATCATTAAGGGCTATGACTATGTGGACCCGACAGTGATGGATTATATCAATCAAAACCCCAAAAACGTTCTTGCGATCACTGGAGAAAAACCTTTAGAAAGGCTGCTTGAAATGCTTACCAATGGTCGCCTGACCGCGATTATCGAAGACAAAAGCGTACTCGAATACAAGGCCAAGCAAATAGGCAAGTCAGAGCAGGTAAAAGTCTCCGGCACTACCAATGTAGTCATAGATGTTTACAGCAGTTTTTCACCCAAGAACCCCAAGTCTGCCGAGTACGCCAAAATTTTATCTGAAGAAACTCAAAAAATGCGAAAAGACGGTCGTCTGAAAAAATTGCTGGACCGTTATGGCATCCAAGATTGGCAACCCCATAAACAATGA
- a CDS encoding GGDEF domain-containing protein, which produces MRALFNRYHQSIALHLLLVIFGFYFLVAVLVTVVQLYKEYENTKTEFYEEIQTLPATFGKGISDSVWTYNQELLESILQGMYNLPIVVGVKIQSSDQKMDLQIGAVLDEQNQVKYYDSKGQPTEQKLFGLGSKSLFSHEFPIHYQGPAFNNDIYLGKVIIYSNDQLVFERVKYGFFLILINSLIKTFALWFIIYFFIKKYLGRPLEEFTHKIRQQNTQSPQPIDLSVHWTDKNELLILKDSYNQMIQRLKDHQHELLELNQALDEKVKARTHDLELAKESAERLAYSDPLTQLNNRRAFFDYGQRLLSLTLRQQNSLSLIMLDIDKFKKLNDTFGHALGDQALKALADTLKENLRSTDIIGRLGGEEFAVLLPNTGEVDAIKIAQNLREKISQIELKQGQSSIKFTASLGVVERTRADSNIDSLLAQADKALYASKNQGRNRVTSYSEIATSPTQ; this is translated from the coding sequence ATGCGAGCTTTATTTAACCGTTATCATCAATCTATCGCGTTGCACCTATTGCTCGTTATCTTCGGCTTTTATTTTTTGGTGGCGGTTCTTGTCACTGTAGTTCAGCTCTACAAAGAATACGAAAACACCAAAACAGAATTTTATGAAGAAATTCAAACCCTGCCTGCCACCTTTGGCAAAGGCATTTCCGATTCGGTTTGGACCTATAATCAAGAATTACTGGAGTCCATTCTGCAAGGCATGTACAACCTTCCCATCGTGGTAGGAGTAAAAATTCAATCTTCCGATCAGAAAATGGATTTACAAATCGGGGCGGTGCTTGATGAGCAAAACCAGGTCAAATATTACGACTCAAAAGGCCAACCTACAGAACAAAAACTATTCGGCTTGGGCTCTAAATCGCTTTTCAGTCACGAATTCCCTATACATTATCAAGGACCGGCGTTTAACAATGACATTTACCTGGGCAAGGTCATCATTTACTCAAATGACCAACTGGTGTTTGAGCGAGTCAAATATGGCTTCTTTCTTATCTTGATTAACTCCTTAATCAAAACTTTCGCGCTTTGGTTCATCATCTATTTTTTTATCAAAAAATATTTAGGACGACCGCTAGAAGAGTTTACCCATAAAATTCGCCAGCAAAACACACAATCCCCCCAACCGATCGATCTATCTGTTCACTGGACAGACAAAAATGAATTGCTCATTTTGAAAGACAGTTACAACCAAATGATTCAAAGATTAAAAGATCATCAGCACGAGTTGTTAGAACTCAATCAGGCTCTGGACGAAAAGGTTAAAGCGCGAACCCATGACTTAGAACTTGCCAAAGAAAGCGCTGAAAGATTGGCTTATAGCGACCCACTCACTCAACTTAATAACCGCCGTGCCTTTTTTGATTATGGACAACGGCTACTAAGCCTGACTTTGCGGCAACAAAATTCGCTGAGTTTAATTATGCTCGATATAGATAAGTTTAAAAAACTCAATGACACTTTTGGCCATGCTTTGGGAGACCAAGCTCTAAAAGCTCTTGCAGACACACTTAAAGAAAACCTTCGCTCAACAGACATAATCGGCCGTTTGGGTGGAGAGGAGTTTGCGGTACTTTTGCCCAATACAGGAGAAGTTGATGCGATCAAGATTGCGCAAAACCTGCGTGAAAAAATCAGTCAAATAGAGCTGAAACAAGGACAGTCGTCAATTAAGTTTACCGCCAGTTTGGGAGTAGTTGAAAGAACACGAGCAGACTCAAATATAGACTCATTGCTTGCCCAAGCCGACAAAGCGCTTTATGCTTCAAAAAACCAGGGGCGCAATCGAGTCACGTCGTATTCAGAAATCGCTACGAGCCCAACACAATAA
- a CDS encoding DsrE family protein — MKAAILIHSDPSTGTEEALGRVFNALAVAHDLKQKNQEVRVLFIGTGTRWLAELSKADHPVHDLFEGVKDKIEGASSACSDAFGAADDVKASGFELLTGNQLPGTSGLPSIADLMADGYQVLVY, encoded by the coding sequence ATGAAAGCAGCTATTTTAATTCACTCTGATCCAAGCACGGGTACTGAAGAAGCTTTAGGTCGTGTCTTTAATGCTTTGGCGGTGGCGCATGATCTGAAGCAGAAAAACCAAGAAGTTCGTGTTTTGTTTATCGGTACCGGAACACGCTGGCTTGCCGAGTTGAGCAAGGCGGATCATCCTGTTCATGATTTGTTTGAAGGTGTAAAGGATAAGATCGAGGGGGCTTCAAGCGCTTGTTCGGATGCCTTTGGTGCCGCAGACGATGTTAAGGCTTCGGGCTTTGAATTGCTGACAGGCAATCAGCTTCCGGGTACGAGTGGTTTGCCGAGCATTGCCGATCTGATGGCTGACGGTTATCAGGTGTTGGTCTATTAA
- a CDS encoding Nif11-like leader peptide family natural product precursor — translation MSFDTIREFLGYMQGNEELKQRVVGAQTADDVARIASEYGYDFSGDALLRFSGQKVDKVTVNKNNLPGGDYN, via the coding sequence ATGTCTTTTGACACGATTCGAGAATTTTTAGGCTATATGCAGGGTAACGAAGAATTAAAACAGCGAGTGGTCGGCGCACAAACCGCAGATGACGTGGCACGCATTGCCAGCGAATATGGCTATGATTTTTCTGGCGATGCATTACTGCGCTTTTCCGGACAGAAAGTAGACAAGGTCACTGTAAACAAAAACAACCTACCCGGCGGCGACTACAACTAA
- a CDS encoding ATP-binding protein has translation MKIEKLILSNFRSYKEEISIDFNDLNVFVGKNDIGKSTILEALDIFFNEGKGIIKMDKDDINKQAKEEGNYEIKIEIVFGDLPHELTIDSTNPTRLEEEFLLNQDGKLTIIKKYPNAGKEKVFVKAYHPTNAACSELLLKKQPDLKKQLTEEMVCEDKTKNSEIRKAIWNFYSENLELKEIEIELSKIDSKNSWEQLKTYLPLYSLFQSDRKNSDGDSEIQNPMKLAVQEILKDKKLMDSLNQVAVEVETKLKEVADQTLDKLNEMNPEIANSLTPVIPSPESLKWVDVFKSVSITGDEDIPINKRGSGVKRLVLLNFFRAEAERRKGENNVPDIIYAIEEPETSQHPSHQRKLIEAFIELSKADNTQVLLTTHSPSIVKLLEFEHLKLIKSEPSKEVVSVERSELPYPSLNEVNFLAFGEANDEYHNELYGFIESEELLAHYKDGKGTIEYIRIKHNGDLLTEQKIVSEYIRHQIHHPENTHNARYTDEQLQASINDMRAFIELQGI, from the coding sequence ATGAAAATTGAAAAACTTATCCTCTCAAACTTTAGATCTTATAAAGAAGAAATTTCAATCGATTTTAATGATTTGAATGTATTTGTTGGAAAAAATGATATTGGAAAATCAACAATTCTTGAAGCCTTAGATATTTTCTTTAACGAAGGAAAAGGAATTATCAAGATGGATAAAGACGATATTAATAAACAGGCCAAAGAAGAAGGTAATTATGAGATTAAAATAGAAATAGTCTTTGGGGATTTGCCTCATGAGCTAACAATTGATTCAACAAACCCAACAAGATTGGAAGAAGAGTTTCTTTTAAATCAGGATGGTAAGCTTACGATTATTAAAAAATACCCTAATGCAGGAAAAGAAAAAGTTTTTGTTAAAGCTTACCATCCTACAAATGCGGCATGTTCTGAACTTCTATTAAAAAAACAACCTGATCTCAAAAAACAGCTTACTGAGGAAATGGTTTGTGAGGATAAAACTAAAAATTCTGAAATTAGAAAGGCAATTTGGAACTTTTATTCTGAAAATCTAGAGTTAAAAGAAATTGAAATAGAACTCTCCAAAATTGATTCAAAAAACTCATGGGAACAGCTAAAAACATATTTACCACTGTATTCACTTTTTCAATCAGATAGGAAAAATAGTGATGGAGATAGTGAAATCCAGAACCCAATGAAATTAGCTGTTCAAGAAATTCTGAAAGATAAGAAATTAATGGATAGTTTGAATCAGGTTGCTGTTGAGGTGGAGACAAAGTTAAAAGAAGTTGCAGATCAAACGCTTGACAAGTTAAATGAAATGAACCCAGAGATTGCAAACAGTTTAACACCTGTTATACCTAGTCCAGAAAGCTTGAAATGGGTTGATGTCTTCAAGAGTGTTTCAATTACTGGAGACGAGGACATTCCTATTAATAAAAGAGGGAGTGGTGTAAAGAGACTGGTGCTTTTAAATTTCTTCCGTGCAGAAGCTGAAAGAAGAAAGGGTGAAAATAATGTTCCTGACATAATCTATGCTATCGAAGAGCCTGAAACATCTCAACATCCTAGTCATCAGAGAAAATTAATTGAAGCATTTATTGAGTTATCCAAAGCGGATAATACTCAGGTTCTACTAACTACACATAGCCCTTCGATTGTTAAACTGCTTGAATTTGAGCATCTAAAACTTATAAAAAGTGAACCTTCAAAAGAGGTTGTTTCTGTCGAGAGAAGTGAGCTCCCGTATCCATCATTGAATGAGGTTAATTTTTTGGCTTTTGGTGAGGCAAATGATGAATATCACAATGAACTATATGGTTTTATTGAAAGTGAAGAGCTCCTAGCTCACTATAAAGATGGAAAGGGTACTATTGAATATATAAGAATTAAACATAATGGTGATTTATTGACGGAGCAAAAAATTGTTAGCGAGTATATTCGTCATCAGATACACCATCCGGAAAATACTCATAATGCTAGATATACGGATGAGCAGCTCCAAGCATCAATTAATGATATGAGAGCGTTTATTGAGCTTCAGGGGATTTGA
- the ilvC gene encoding ketol-acid reductoisomerase has translation MQVYYDKDCDLSIIKSKKVAIIGFGSQGHAHAANLQDSGVDVTVGLRPGSSSIKKAEGYGLKTADVATAVAGADVVMILTPDEFQSVLYKEEIEPNIKQGATLAFAHGFAIIYNQIQPRKDLDVIMIAPKAPGHTVRSEFVRGGGIPDLIAVEQDASGNAKAIALSYASGVGGGRTGIIETTFRDECETDLFGEQAVLCGGAVELVKAGFDTLVEAGYEPEMAYFECLHELKLIVDLMFEGGIADMNYSISNNAEYGEYVTGPRVINDESREAMRQALKNIQSGEYAKQFILEGQAGYPSMTAARRNNAEHGIEVVGKKLRAMMPWIASNKIVDQEKN, from the coding sequence ATGCAAGTTTATTACGATAAAGACTGCGATCTATCAATCATCAAGAGCAAGAAAGTTGCTATCATCGGTTTCGGTTCACAGGGTCACGCTCATGCGGCGAACCTTCAGGATTCTGGTGTAGACGTAACGGTTGGTCTACGTCCTGGTTCTTCTTCAATCAAAAAAGCGGAAGGTTACGGCCTAAAGACTGCTGACGTTGCGACTGCCGTTGCCGGTGCTGACGTTGTTATGATCCTGACTCCGGATGAATTCCAGTCGGTTCTATATAAAGAAGAAATCGAGCCAAACATCAAGCAGGGTGCAACACTAGCCTTCGCTCACGGTTTCGCTATCATCTACAACCAGATCCAGCCTCGTAAAGATCTAGACGTAATCATGATCGCTCCAAAGGCGCCTGGTCACACAGTACGTTCTGAATTCGTTCGTGGTGGCGGTATTCCTGACCTAATCGCGGTTGAGCAGGACGCTTCTGGTAACGCTAAGGCAATCGCGCTATCTTACGCTTCTGGTGTAGGTGGTGGTCGTACTGGTATCATCGAAACCACTTTCCGTGACGAGTGTGAAACTGACCTGTTCGGTGAGCAAGCGGTTCTTTGTGGTGGTGCGGTTGAGCTGGTTAAAGCTGGTTTCGACACACTGGTTGAAGCCGGTTATGAGCCTGAAATGGCCTACTTCGAATGTCTACACGAGTTGAAGCTGATCGTAGACCTAATGTTCGAAGGTGGTATCGCCGATATGAACTACTCAATCTCAAACAACGCTGAGTACGGTGAATACGTTACTGGTCCACGCGTTATCAACGACGAGTCTCGTGAAGCGATGCGTCAAGCACTGAAAAACATCCAGTCTGGTGAATACGCTAAGCAGTTTATCCTTGAAGGTCAGGCGGGTTACCCATCAATGACTGCAGCGCGTCGCAACAATGCCGAGCACGGTATTGAAGTCGTTGGTAAGAAACTGCGTGCGATGATGCCTTGGATTGCGAGCAACAAGATCGTTGACCAAGAGAAAAACTAA
- the ilvN gene encoding acetolactate synthase small subunit → MRHIISMLIENESGALSRVSGLFSARGYNIHALTVAPTEDESLSRLTLVTSGTEQQIEQIVKHLNRLIDVVKVLDLTEGEHIERELMLIKLSATGEMREEYKRLADIFRGDVIDVTATTYTVQLVGESKKLDAFIDAIDSGLILETIRSGTLGVLRGEKCLQV, encoded by the coding sequence ATGAGACATATTATTTCCATGCTAATTGAAAACGAATCAGGTGCGCTATCTCGTGTTTCAGGGCTATTCTCGGCTCGTGGCTACAATATCCACGCGCTGACGGTAGCGCCGACCGAAGACGAGTCGTTATCGCGTTTGACTTTGGTTACCAGCGGTACTGAACAGCAGATCGAACAAATCGTTAAGCACCTTAACCGTTTGATCGATGTGGTCAAGGTGCTTGATCTGACAGAAGGTGAGCACATTGAGCGTGAACTGATGTTAATCAAGCTTTCGGCTACCGGCGAAATGCGTGAAGAGTATAAACGTTTGGCGGATATCTTCCGTGGCGATGTCATCGATGTTACCGCAACCACCTACACGGTGCAGCTTGTTGGAGAATCTAAAAAGCTGGATGCGTTTATCGATGCGATCGATTCTGGACTGATTCTGGAAACCATCCGTTCAGGAACACTGGGAGTACTGCGCGGAGAAAAGTGTTTACAGGTATAA
- a CDS encoding acetolactate synthase 3 large subunit has translation MEMTGAQILVNYLQDEGVEHIWGYPGGAVLPIYDALETDAKELNHILVRHEQAAVHAADAYARSTGKPGVVLVTSGPGATNAVTGIATAFTDSIPMVCITGQVPTGLIGLDAFQEIDTVGITRPIVKHNFLVKSVDELADTLKKAFYIATTGRPGPVVVDIPKDIQNAKSSYVYPQEVEMRSYVPVTKGHSGQIKKAVEMMLSAKRPILYTGGGVVLGEASAELTELTRKLGFPITQTLMGLGAFPASDKQSLGMLGMHGTYEANLSMHHSDVIIAIGARFDDRVTGNLEKFCPDAKIIHVDIDPASISKNVIVDIPIVGPVKQVLTEMNRILDKTGQKSDEQALAEWWEQIEEWRATKCLRYDTNGPKIKPQAAIEAAWKASKGDAFVTSDVGQHQMYAAQYYPFDKPRRWINSGGLGTMGFGLPAAMGVQMAHKDATVICVTGEGSIQMNIQELSTCLQYGLPVKVICLNNGFLGMVRQWQEFFYESRYSMSYMESLPDFTKLAEAYGHVGVRIEDPAKLQEQLDYVFSDELKDRFVFVDIIIDKQENVYPMIPAGAGLNEMILV, from the coding sequence GTGGAAATGACTGGTGCCCAAATCCTGGTGAATTATCTTCAGGATGAGGGAGTAGAGCACATTTGGGGTTATCCTGGCGGCGCAGTCTTGCCGATTTATGATGCCCTAGAAACCGACGCCAAGGAACTGAATCATATCCTTGTGCGCCATGAACAGGCTGCCGTGCATGCGGCAGACGCCTATGCACGCTCTACAGGTAAACCAGGAGTGGTCCTTGTAACTTCGGGTCCGGGTGCGACCAATGCCGTTACCGGTATTGCCACCGCCTTTACGGATTCGATTCCAATGGTATGTATCACTGGACAGGTACCAACCGGGTTAATCGGTTTGGACGCCTTCCAGGAAATCGATACCGTAGGGATTACAAGACCTATCGTAAAACACAACTTCTTAGTTAAGAGTGTCGATGAACTTGCTGATACGCTCAAAAAAGCGTTCTACATAGCAACAACTGGCCGACCTGGCCCTGTTGTGGTCGATATTCCAAAAGATATTCAAAACGCCAAAAGCTCCTATGTGTATCCACAAGAAGTTGAGATGCGCTCCTACGTACCTGTGACAAAAGGGCATAGTGGACAAATCAAAAAGGCGGTCGAAATGATGCTTTCAGCAAAACGACCGATCCTTTATACCGGTGGTGGTGTCGTCTTGGGCGAAGCTTCTGCCGAACTAACCGAGCTTACGCGAAAACTGGGCTTCCCGATTACGCAAACCCTAATGGGCTTGGGCGCATTCCCTGCGTCCGACAAGCAGTCTCTGGGTATGCTGGGTATGCACGGTACTTACGAAGCCAACCTGTCGATGCATCACTCCGATGTGATTATCGCCATCGGTGCTCGCTTCGATGACCGTGTTACCGGTAATCTGGAAAAATTCTGTCCGGATGCGAAAATTATCCATGTCGATATCGACCCGGCGTCGATTTCCAAGAACGTGATCGTCGATATTCCGATCGTCGGACCGGTTAAGCAGGTCTTAACCGAAATGAACCGTATTTTGGATAAAACCGGTCAGAAATCTGACGAACAGGCTTTGGCCGAATGGTGGGAGCAGATCGAAGAGTGGCGTGCCACCAAGTGTCTGCGTTATGACACCAATGGACCGAAAATCAAACCGCAAGCAGCGATTGAAGCAGCATGGAAAGCGAGTAAAGGTGATGCCTTTGTGACTTCCGATGTTGGTCAGCACCAGATGTATGCGGCACAGTACTATCCGTTTGACAAGCCGCGTCGCTGGATCAATTCCGGTGGTCTGGGAACTATGGGCTTCGGTCTTCCAGCAGCTATGGGTGTGCAGATGGCACATAAAGACGCAACGGTTATCTGTGTCACAGGTGAAGGTTCGATTCAGATGAATATTCAGGAACTTTCTACCTGTTTGCAGTACGGTCTGCCGGTCAAGGTAATTTGTTTAAACAACGGTTTCCTTGGGATGGTTCGCCAGTGGCAGGAATTTTTCTATGAAAGCCGCTATTCGATGTCCTATATGGAATCACTTCCAGACTTTACCAAACTGGCTGAAGCTTATGGTCATGTCGGTGTGCGTATTGAAGACCCAGCCAAATTGCAAGAGCAGTTGGATTATGTGTTCTCTGACGAGTTGAAAGACCGTTTTGTCTTTGTCGACATCATTATCGACAAGCAAGAGAATGTTTACCCAATGATTCCTGCCGGTGCAGGGCTTAACGAAATGATTCTGGTATAG
- the orn gene encoding oligoribonuclease, which translates to MKSANNLIWIDLEMTGLEPKTHKIIEIATVVTDSELNVLAEGPVIAVQTEQADLDLMDDWCTTHHGNSGLTQRVKDSTVSMAQAEQQTIEFLQAYVPAGKSPMCGNSICQDRRFMVEQMPLLEAFFHYRNLDVSTLKELSRRWAPEVYQSHKKSGAHLALADIMESIDELKHYRRHLFVSDYQGVAES; encoded by the coding sequence ATGAAATCAGCAAATAACTTGATCTGGATTGATTTGGAAATGACCGGTCTTGAGCCGAAAACGCACAAGATCATCGAAATTGCCACAGTGGTTACCGACAGTGAATTGAATGTGTTGGCCGAAGGCCCGGTGATTGCGGTGCAGACCGAACAGGCCGATTTGGATTTGATGGATGACTGGTGCACCACTCATCATGGCAATTCCGGATTGACCCAGCGAGTCAAAGACAGCACGGTGAGCATGGCGCAAGCCGAACAGCAGACAATCGAGTTTTTGCAAGCCTATGTGCCGGCCGGTAAATCGCCTATGTGTGGTAACAGCATCTGTCAGGACCGCCGTTTTATGGTCGAGCAGATGCCGCTTTTGGAAGCGTTTTTCCATTATCGCAACCTCGATGTCAGTACCTTGAAAGAGCTGTCGCGTCGTTGGGCGCCTGAAGTGTATCAATCGCATAAAAAGAGCGGCGCACATCTGGCGTTGGCCGATATTATGGAGTCTATTGATGAATTAAAGCACTATCGCCGCCATTTGTTTGTATCTGATTATCAAGGTGTTGCAGAATCTTGA
- a CDS encoding M48 family metallopeptidase translates to MNWISLVFLTTLVANLIIEVWLNIKNQFHIGANRAEVPEEFAEVVSLEAHQKAADYSRAKLQLGRLSLFYDAAILWFMTLGGGFQSIYNLWSQSSLETQWIEVLFILSTLWVLSILHLPFAIMSTFKIEAEFGFNKTTVKTFISDLIKQWLLILALGLPLIWVVVSIMSAYIDQAWWLYTWIVWMAFQLIIMWAYPKWIAPLFNKFTPLEDETMKARINQLLERTGFESNGIFVMDGSSRSGHGNAYFTGFGKNKRIVFFDTLLETLSPEEVEAVLAHELGHFKHGHIKKRLLEASVLSLIGLALLGWLIQLPEFYSGLGMSDQSPAIALLLFMTAVPVMFFFMGPISALKSRKHEFEADAFAAQHVGAEHLISALLKMYRDNASTLTPDPQYSAYHDSHPPAKIRIEHLKALQKRAD, encoded by the coding sequence ATGAACTGGATTAGCTTAGTTTTTCTGACAACCTTAGTCGCCAACCTGATTATCGAAGTTTGGCTAAATATCAAAAACCAATTCCATATCGGTGCCAACCGCGCCGAAGTTCCCGAAGAATTTGCCGAAGTGGTCAGCCTTGAGGCGCATCAAAAAGCCGCCGATTACAGTCGCGCCAAATTACAATTGGGTCGTTTGAGTCTATTTTATGATGCCGCGATTCTTTGGTTTATGACATTGGGGGGCGGTTTCCAGAGCATTTATAACCTGTGGTCACAAAGCTCATTGGAAACGCAATGGATCGAGGTGCTGTTTATCTTATCGACCCTGTGGGTATTGTCGATTCTGCATCTGCCGTTTGCTATTATGAGTACCTTTAAGATTGAGGCCGAATTCGGTTTCAATAAAACCACGGTCAAGACGTTCATCAGCGACCTGATCAAACAATGGTTATTGATTCTGGCTTTAGGCCTGCCGCTGATCTGGGTGGTGGTGTCGATCATGAGTGCTTATATTGATCAGGCCTGGTGGCTTTATACCTGGATTGTCTGGATGGCGTTCCAACTGATTATTATGTGGGCCTACCCGAAATGGATTGCGCCGCTATTCAATAAATTCACGCCTTTAGAAGACGAGACGATGAAAGCGCGCATCAACCAACTGTTGGAGCGCACCGGCTTTGAATCGAACGGCATTTTTGTAATGGACGGCTCTTCACGCTCCGGTCACGGTAACGCCTATTTCACCGGTTTTGGTAAAAACAAGCGCATCGTGTTTTTTGACACCTTGCTGGAAACCCTATCACCGGAAGAAGTCGAAGCCGTGCTGGCGCACGAACTGGGGCATTTTAAACACGGCCATATTAAAAAACGCTTGCTTGAAGCCAGTGTATTGAGCCTGATCGGTTTAGCCTTATTAGGTTGGCTGATTCAGTTACCGGAATTTTACAGTGGCTTGGGCATGAGCGATCAATCACCGGCGATAGCGCTGCTGCTGTTTATGACGGCGGTGCCGGTCATGTTTTTCTTTATGGGGCCGATTTCGGCACTGAAAAGCCGCAAACACGAATTCGAGGCCGATGCCTTTGCCGCTCAACATGTCGGTGCCGAACACCTGATTTCAGCGCTATTGAAAATGTATCGCGACAACGCCAGCACGCTAACACCCGATCCGCAATATTCCGCGTATCACGATAGCCATCCACCGGCAAAGATTCGTATTGAGCACTTAAAAGCCCTACAGAAAAGGGCAGACTAG
- a CDS encoding 4a-hydroxytetrahydrobiopterin dehydratase, with the protein MSTASPMLEELLSQKCEDIAKGSKPIIIPTIESNLSVLSGWDTPLNYAHIHKTFQFKNYHQTVAFVNAVTWLAHKEDHHPKICFDYNSCEISLSTHNVGGLTMNDMIMAAKINALLED; encoded by the coding sequence ATGAGCACAGCTTCACCGATGTTAGAAGAATTACTTTCACAGAAATGCGAGGATATCGCCAAAGGCAGCAAGCCGATTATCATCCCAACTATCGAAAGTAATCTCAGCGTGCTATCGGGCTGGGACACACCGCTAAACTATGCCCATATCCACAAGACTTTTCAGTTCAAGAACTATCATCAAACGGTAGCCTTTGTGAATGCGGTAACCTGGTTGGCACATAAAGAGGACCACCATCCGAAAATCTGCTTTGACTACAACAGCTGCGAAATTTCTTTGAGCACTCACAATGTCGGCGGTCTGACCATGAACGATATGATTATGGCCGCTAAAATCAACGCCCTGCTAGAAGACTGA